Proteins found in one Amycolatopsis camponoti genomic segment:
- a CDS encoding GlxA family transcriptional regulator has product MKVAVLAYDGVFDSGLAAVHDVLDTANAMRGMLDRPPPAWDVTTIGAKRRVRTGAGHVVATEPLRHVADAELLVVPALAERRPDELIAYVSGPGSEPGRRTVARACAAGTPIASACTGTFLLAEAGVLDGHRATTSWWLAPVFRARYPDVELDQTRMVVGSAGVTTAGAAFGHVDLALSIVRHRSPALAELVARYLVVDERPSQSAYTIASALAGHDPTVAAFESWVRARLAEPISLPAAAHDLGVSERTLQRAVRRTLGTSPVRFVQDLRVEQAAHLLRTTGLSLESIARKVGYEHPGTLRELLRDRTGKPVASLRG; this is encoded by the coding sequence ATGAAGGTCGCGGTGCTGGCGTACGACGGGGTGTTCGACTCGGGACTGGCGGCGGTGCACGACGTCCTCGACACGGCGAACGCCATGCGCGGCATGCTGGACCGGCCGCCGCCCGCCTGGGACGTCACCACGATCGGCGCGAAGCGGCGGGTGCGGACCGGAGCCGGGCACGTCGTCGCCACCGAACCCCTGCGGCACGTGGCGGACGCCGAGCTGCTGGTCGTGCCCGCGCTCGCCGAGCGGCGGCCCGACGAGCTGATCGCGTACGTGTCGGGGCCGGGTTCGGAGCCGGGACGACGGACGGTCGCCCGGGCGTGCGCGGCCGGGACGCCGATCGCGTCCGCGTGCACCGGCACGTTCCTGCTCGCCGAGGCCGGTGTGCTCGACGGGCACCGCGCGACCACCAGCTGGTGGCTGGCCCCGGTCTTCCGGGCGCGCTACCCGGACGTCGAGCTCGACCAGACGCGGATGGTGGTCGGCTCGGCCGGGGTGACCACCGCCGGAGCGGCGTTCGGGCACGTCGACCTGGCGCTTTCGATCGTCCGGCACCGCAGCCCCGCGCTCGCCGAGCTCGTCGCGCGGTACCTGGTGGTGGACGAGCGCCCGTCGCAGTCGGCTTACACGATCGCGAGCGCGCTGGCCGGGCACGACCCGACGGTCGCGGCGTTCGAGAGCTGGGTCCGGGCGCGCCTGGCGGAGCCGATCAGCCTCCCGGCGGCGGCGCACGACCTCGGCGTCAGCGAACGCACGCTGCAACGCGCGGTCCGGCGCACGCTCGGGACGTCGCCAGTGCGGTTCGTGCAGGACCTGCGCGTCGAGCAGGCGGCGCACCTGCTGCGCACGACGGGCCTGTCGCTGGAGTCGATCGCCCGCAAGGTCGGCTACGAGCACCCCGGCACGCTGCGGGAGCTCTTGCGCGACCGGACGGGCAAGCCGGTGGCCTCACTGCGCGGATGA
- a CDS encoding ATP-binding protein: MDIPAPLVAECGLTDPAGGLAVARRFARVTLTAWACATVVDDALLIVTELATNALRHGTGRPVLRLSVGAGHVRIEVFDDDPAPPVRRPPGADGGWGLVLVERLSLDWGTARHGLGKVVWCALSAPSAELAG, encoded by the coding sequence GTGGACATCCCGGCGCCGCTCGTCGCGGAGTGCGGCCTGACCGATCCGGCGGGCGGCTTGGCCGTCGCGCGCCGGTTCGCCCGGGTCACCCTCACCGCCTGGGCCTGCGCCACCGTTGTCGACGACGCGCTGCTGATCGTCACCGAGCTCGCGACCAACGCCCTGCGGCACGGCACCGGCCGGCCGGTCCTCCGGTTGAGCGTCGGGGCCGGGCACGTCCGCATCGAGGTCTTCGACGACGACCCGGCGCCGCCCGTGCGGCGGCCGCCCGGCGCCGACGGCGGCTGGGGTCTCGTCCTGGTCGAGCGGCTGTCCCTGGACTGGGGGACCGCGCGGCACGGCCTGGGAAAGGTGGTCTGGTGCGCGCTGTCCGCACCGTCGGCCGAGCTGGCCGGCTGA
- a CDS encoding PAS domain S-box protein, with translation MDDELRPGADHVSVGLDAQGRVASWSAEAERVTGRPAREVLGRRLSVPDPVEAEPSSGERRAAEEALRESEQGFRLLVQSVQDYGIFMLDRIGNISSWNAGAQRIKGWSAREAIGRHFSMFYPAEDVAAGKPARELEVAVAEGRLEDEGWRIRKDGTRFWANVVITALYDEAHRLHGFGKVTRDMTERRNAEQALRERRRLVGHLVEAQEVERRRIAWDVHDESIQSMVAVGMRLQLLASRLPEPHASAVAGLDDAVQAAIGRLRGLVSRLRPPELDQHGLVEAVSAYVEEVAGRWGLAHAVRDELTAEPSAAAAITAYRICQEALSNIHKHARATRVDLHLSTTDNGTLVRISDDGAGTAGEDAGSGHFGLVEMHERAEAANGWLSVTSVPGRGTSVEFWLPMLPDVMGLEP, from the coding sequence ATGGACGACGAGCTTCGGCCGGGTGCGGACCACGTGAGCGTGGGGCTGGACGCACAGGGACGCGTCGCGAGCTGGAGCGCGGAGGCCGAGCGGGTCACCGGACGGCCGGCGCGGGAGGTCCTCGGGCGGCGGCTTTCCGTGCCCGACCCCGTGGAAGCGGAGCCGTCGTCCGGCGAGCGCCGCGCCGCCGAGGAGGCGCTGCGCGAGAGCGAGCAGGGGTTCCGGCTCTTGGTGCAGAGCGTGCAGGACTACGGGATCTTCATGCTGGACCGCATCGGGAACATCTCGAGCTGGAACGCCGGCGCGCAGCGCATCAAGGGCTGGTCGGCGCGGGAGGCCATCGGACGGCACTTCTCGATGTTCTACCCGGCGGAGGACGTGGCGGCGGGCAAGCCGGCGCGGGAGCTGGAGGTCGCGGTCGCCGAGGGCAGGCTGGAAGACGAAGGCTGGCGGATCCGTAAGGACGGCACCCGGTTCTGGGCGAACGTCGTGATCACGGCGCTGTACGACGAAGCGCACCGGCTCCACGGCTTCGGGAAGGTCACCCGCGACATGACCGAACGCCGCAACGCCGAGCAGGCGCTGCGCGAACGCCGCCGGCTGGTCGGCCACCTCGTCGAGGCGCAGGAGGTCGAACGGCGCCGGATCGCCTGGGACGTCCACGACGAGTCCATCCAGTCCATGGTCGCCGTCGGCATGCGCCTGCAGCTGCTCGCTTCCCGGCTGCCCGAGCCGCACGCGAGCGCCGTGGCGGGGCTCGACGACGCGGTGCAGGCCGCCATCGGCAGGCTGCGGGGCCTGGTGTCCCGGCTGCGGCCGCCGGAGCTCGACCAGCACGGCCTGGTGGAGGCCGTCTCCGCCTACGTCGAAGAGGTGGCGGGCCGCTGGGGGCTGGCGCACGCGGTGCGGGACGAGCTCACCGCCGAGCCGTCGGCCGCCGCCGCGATCACCGCGTACCGGATCTGCCAGGAAGCGCTCAGCAACATCCACAAGCACGCCCGTGCCACCCGGGTCGACCTCCACTTGTCCACCACGGACAACGGAACGCTCGTGCGGATCTCCGACGACGGCGCCGGCACGGCGGGGGAGGACGCCGGCTCGGGCCACTTCGGCCTGGTCGAGATGCACGAACGAGCCGAAGCGGCGAACGGCTGGCTGTCGGTGACGAGCGTGCCCGGCCGCGGCACGTCCGTCGAGTTCTGGCTGCCGATGCTGCCCGATGTGATGGGGCTCGAACCGTGA
- a CDS encoding response regulator transcription factor, giving the protein MSSAEEPKPVRVLLVEDHDMVAEALQQALDRADGITVVGRARSRSGAVADAREHGPDVVVLDRRLADGDALGVIAELGESGARVLVLTGDATPSVAVQVAKAGGSGLLLKSSQLGVLESAVRDVAAGGVVFDQELLPEIFDRLTGRLAARGSELTARERETLDLLAEGATTEEIGARLGVSRNTTRNHVQRVLEKLGARSKLEAVAVARREGLLG; this is encoded by the coding sequence GTGAGCAGCGCCGAGGAACCGAAACCCGTCCGTGTCCTCCTCGTGGAGGACCACGACATGGTGGCCGAGGCGCTGCAGCAGGCCCTCGACCGCGCCGACGGGATCACCGTGGTCGGCCGCGCCCGCTCCCGCAGCGGAGCCGTCGCCGACGCGCGCGAGCACGGCCCGGACGTCGTGGTGCTGGACCGGCGGCTCGCCGACGGCGACGCCCTCGGCGTCATCGCGGAGCTCGGCGAGAGCGGCGCGCGCGTGCTGGTGCTGACCGGGGACGCGACCCCGTCGGTCGCCGTGCAGGTCGCGAAGGCCGGTGGGTCCGGGCTGCTGCTCAAGTCGTCGCAGCTCGGCGTGCTGGAGTCCGCGGTGCGGGACGTCGCCGCGGGTGGCGTGGTCTTCGACCAGGAGCTGCTGCCCGAGATCTTCGACCGGCTCACCGGCCGGCTGGCGGCCCGCGGCTCGGAACTCACCGCGCGGGAGCGCGAGACCCTCGACCTGCTCGCGGAGGGCGCCACCACCGAGGAGATCGGGGCTCGGCTCGGCGTCTCCCGCAACACCACGCGCAACCACGTCCAGCGGGTGCTGGAGAAGCTCGGCGCGCGGTCGAAGCTCGAAGCGGTCGCCGTGGCCCGCCGGGAGGGCCTCCTCGGCTGA
- a CDS encoding STAS domain-containing protein, translating to MVPEPRSADHDNSTARIDVGGHLSLRVSHPTPRTVLIQVSGEVDLSTARKLDEVLRSRIRGPVGTVVIDLDGVTFFSVAGLNSLLRAQLLADAAGAHLTVDPGGSRAVARLFTLLPMDFYGVMSPRAVG from the coding sequence ATGGTTCCCGAACCTCGCTCGGCCGACCACGACAACTCCACCGCCCGCATCGACGTCGGCGGCCACCTGTCCCTGCGCGTGTCGCACCCCACCCCGCGCACCGTGCTGATCCAGGTGTCCGGAGAGGTCGACCTGAGCACCGCGCGCAAGCTCGACGAGGTCCTGCGCTCGCGGATCCGCGGCCCGGTCGGCACGGTCGTGATCGACCTCGACGGCGTCACGTTCTTTTCCGTCGCCGGGCTGAACTCGCTGCTGCGCGCCCAGCTCCTCGCCGACGCCGCCGGAGCGCACCTGACGGTGGACCCCGGCGGGTCGCGGGCCGTGGCGCGGCTGTTCACGTTGCTGCCGATGGACTTCTACGGCGTGATGAGCCCCCGCGCGGTCGGCTGA
- a CDS encoding response regulator gives MTEVRVLISDDDEMIRAVLKEVLDEEPDIAVVAVAGDADEAIRLAGHHRPAVAVLDVRMPGGGGARAAREIARCSPDTAILAFSAYADRASMAALAAAGVTEYLVKGVANVEIVEAVRRLGRPPS, from the coding sequence GTGACCGAGGTGCGGGTGCTGATCTCCGACGACGACGAGATGATCCGCGCCGTCCTCAAGGAGGTCCTCGACGAGGAGCCCGACATCGCCGTCGTCGCGGTCGCCGGCGACGCCGACGAAGCGATCCGGCTCGCCGGGCACCACCGGCCCGCGGTCGCGGTCCTCGACGTCCGGATGCCGGGCGGCGGGGGCGCCCGGGCGGCGCGCGAGATCGCCCGGTGCAGCCCGGACACCGCGATCCTGGCCTTCTCGGCCTACGCCGACCGGGCGTCGATGGCCGCGCTCGCCGCGGCCGGCGTCACCGAATACCTGGTGAAGGGCGTGGCGAACGTGGAGATCGTCGAGGCCGTCCGGCGGCTGGGGCGGCCGCCGTCGTGA
- a CDS encoding DUF4326 domain-containing protein, with protein MPTTVVNLKGHRDDPDYADVVYVGRAMHRGGWHLAGSKLASPFKPGKDGSREDVVTKYREHLLSRPDLLALLPELRGKRLGCWCVPELCHAQVIAELADHGR; from the coding sequence ATGCCCACCACCGTCGTCAACCTCAAAGGTCACCGCGACGACCCGGACTACGCCGACGTCGTCTACGTCGGGCGGGCCATGCACCGGGGCGGCTGGCACCTCGCCGGGTCGAAGCTCGCCAGCCCGTTCAAGCCGGGGAAGGACGGCTCCCGCGAGGACGTCGTCACGAAGTACCGCGAGCACCTGCTTTCCCGGCCGGACCTGCTCGCGCTCTTGCCGGAGCTGCGGGGGAAGCGGCTCGGGTGCTGGTGCGTCCCCGAACTGTGCCACGCCCAGGTGATCGCCGAGCTCGCGGATCACGGGCGGTAA
- a CDS encoding putative quinol monooxygenase gives MKIGLLARIEAKPEYADKVEAMLRDAVELAKAEQHTLAWFAFRLDATTFGVFDTFADEQGRRAHLEGRIAAALTEAAATMLSAPPEIRETDLLAVKLP, from the coding sequence ATGAAGATCGGTTTGCTGGCCCGGATCGAGGCCAAGCCCGAGTACGCCGACAAGGTCGAGGCGATGCTGCGCGACGCGGTCGAGCTCGCGAAGGCCGAACAGCACACCCTGGCGTGGTTCGCGTTCCGGCTGGACGCCACGACGTTCGGGGTGTTCGACACCTTCGCCGACGAGCAGGGCCGCCGCGCCCACCTCGAAGGCCGCATCGCGGCCGCGTTGACCGAAGCGGCGGCGACGATGCTCAGCGCGCCGCCGGAGATCCGCGAAACCGACCTGCTGGCGGTCAAGCTGCCGTGA